From a single Molothrus ater isolate BHLD 08-10-18 breed brown headed cowbird chromosome Z, BPBGC_Mater_1.1, whole genome shotgun sequence genomic region:
- the SECISBP2 gene encoding selenocysteine insertion sequence-binding protein 2 isoform X5 encodes MSAERRPRSGRGGERRLKEGEKKLDKKRHNGGEASVRIVNRTSFQSSTCSRDSVKPDRFSKATNKKSTETSKAESRPVPTFEASILDFHKSQSLESSELLNVHHKNIPEDTSAKSKVSPKASDEAGANLIPSSLDGRGLFLRHLCVYIFPMSFPEAPADGSAQPHVSWASVLLQPPKKIVSSPASEGLSRGKGKQESEPKQSETKNIASETEPEEGSEKKKRKKKKKKKLKSPTDVERPQSESNTVQEPPKIEDVEEFPHLAAASDRRNRVGPQKPSFTCAVRKQSEIHLSEEPCDSQSPSLDETPKVDGLSGKQALSSVLERKKTQETSRSSGKKSQIPVQLDLGGMLAVLEQKQQTEKAKQSPKPVVFSVGGAVPLLSKDPATATRSHRLNQGKMPHNPLDSSAPLVKKGKQREVPKAKRPTPLKKIILKEREQRKLQHLLEQKAAPKDEDNICQTEGNVTENATLLQDSQAALPEIQVAEGFPEHTRIKESKEGSVTTKQLTATLPKIHSRNFRDYCSQVLSKEVDSCVTDLLKELVRFQDRLYQKDPVKAKIKRRLVMGLREVLKHLKLKKLKCVIISPNCEKIQSKGGLDETLHNIIDCACEQNIPFVFALNRKALGRCVNKAVPVSVVGIFSYDGAQDHFHRMVQLTTEARKAYKDMIAALEEEAKAGLRETQPSILTPESEKSGSLETSKTSSKDSDEDVPNYIKVWKRKLEEEYNPYALELEKSATAEMAILNLEDHQ; translated from the exons ATGTCGGCCGAGAGGCGGCCGCGCTCGGGCCGCGGCGGCGAG AGGAGATTAAAAGAAGGTGAGAAAAAACTGGACAAGAAAAGGCATAATGGAGGCGAAGCTTCTGTCAGAATTGTGAACAGGACTTCATTCCAGAGTTCTACATGCAGCAGAGATTCTGTGAAGCCAG ACAGGTTCAGTAAAGCTACAAACAAGAAGTCAACTGAAACTTCAAAAGCAGAGTCTCGTCCTGTACCCACATTTGAAGCTAGCATTCTGGATTTCCACAAGTCACAGAGTTTGGAAAGCAGTGAGCTACTGAATGTACACCATAAAAATATACCA GAAGATACTTCTGCAAAAAGCAAAGTTTCACCAAAAGCTTCAGATGAAGCAGGAGCCAATTTAATTCCCTCTTCACTTGATGGTAGGG gaCTATTTTTGAGACATCTTtgtgtttacatttttccaATGTCATTTCCTGAAGCACCTGCAGatggctctgctcagccacacGTGTCCTGGGCCTCGGTACTTTTGCAGCCCCCAAAGAAAATTGTTTCATCACCAGCATCTGAAGGTCTTTCCAGAGgcaaagggaagcaggagagtgAACCAAAG CagtcagaaacaaaaaatattgcaaGTGAAACTGAGCCTGAAGAAGGatcagaaaagaagaaaagaaagaagaaaaagaagaaaaaactaaaGTCACCCACTGATGTAGAAAGACCTCAAAGTGAATCTAACACAGTACAGGAACCACCAAAGATTGAG GATGTTGAGGAGTTTCCTCATTTGGCAGCTGCTTCTGATAGAAGAAACAGGGTAGGACCTCAGAAACCATCCTTTACATGTGCAGTCAGAAAGCAGTCTGAA ATCCATCTCTCCGAAGAGCCTTGTGATAGtcagtctccctctctggatgAAACTCCCAAAGTGGATGGACTGTCAGGGAAACAAGCTTTATCTTCTGTactagaaagaaagaaaactcag GAAACATCCAGGAGCAGTGGTAAGAAGAGTCAAATTCCAGTGCAGTTGGATTTGGGTGGCATGCTTGCAGTCttggagcagaagcagcaaacagAGAAGGCAAAACAGTCTCCTAAacctgtggtattttcag TTGGTGGTGCCGTACCATTGCTATCTAAAGACCCTGCCACTGCCACAAGAAGTCACCGTTTAAACCAAGGAAAGATGCCTCATAATCCCTTGGATTCCAGTGCTCCTTTGGTAAAGAAAGGGAAACAGAGAGAAGTACCTAAAGCAAAGAGACCAACACCCCTTAAAaag attattctgaaagaaagagaacaaagaaaactgCAGCACCTGTTAGAACAGAAAGCAGCACCAAAAGATGAAGATAACATTTGTCAGACAGAAGGAAATGTTACTGAAAATGCAACACTTCTACAGGATAGTCAAGCAG CTCTTCCGGAAATTCAAGTTGCTGAAGGGTTTCCGGAGCACACGCGGATCAAGGAGTCTAAAGAAGGTTCTGTGACTACAAAGCAGCTGACTGCCACTCTTCCAAAAATCCACAGCAGGAATTTTAGAGA TTACTGCAGCCAGGTACTTAGTAAAGAAGTTGACAGTTGTGTGACAGATCTCTTAAAAGAACTGGTTCGTTTCCAAGATCGCTTGTATCAGAAAGACCCAGTGAAGGCCAAAATAAAACGCAGGCTTGTTATGGGTCTTAGAGAAGTCCTGAAACATCTGAAGCTGAAAAAACTGAAGTGTGTAATCATCTCTCCTAACTGTGAAAAGATTCAGTCAAAGG GTGGGCTGGACGAGACCCTACACAACATTATTGACTGTGCCTGTGAGCAGAATATCCCGTTTGTTTTTGCCCTAAATCGCAAGGCCCTGGGCCGCTGTGTGAACAAAGCAGTGCCTGTGAGTGTGGTGGGAATTTTCAGTTATGATGGGGCTCAG GACCATTTTCACAGAATGGTACAGCTGACAACAGAGGCTAGGAAGGCCTACAAAGATATGATAGCAGCTTTAGAGGAAGAAGCTAAAGCGGGACTAAGAGAAACCCAACCCAGCATCTTAACTCCTGAATCTGAAAAAAGTGGCTCGTTAGAAACTAGTAAAACATCTTCCAAGGACTCAGATGAGGATGTACCAAATTACA TTAAAGTCTGGAAGAGAAAACTTGAAGAAGAATATAACCCATACGCACTAGAATTGGAAAAGAGTGCTACTGCTGAGATGGCGATACTGAATTTGGAAGACCATCAGTAA